GATCGTCATTCGCCATCTGCGTTATTTTACCGACCCTGTTTGGCCTCTGGTTGAGATGCTGCAACCGTTCGGTAAATACGCCGCCTTTGCCATGTTGGCCGGTTTAGCCGGTCTCTGGGCCCGTCGCTTCTTGGTTGACCGGGTGCGTTACATCTCAGCCCCTTCCGATCACCTGATGCTGGCGCTGCTGATCGGCATCGGCATCAGCGGCGTGATGATGAAATTTGTCTCACACACCGACATCGTGGCGGTCAAAGTGTTCTTTATGGGCTTGATGTCCTTTGACTTCAGCCACCCGCTGCCCGCTGACGTGCCTTTGATCGTGCATTTGTCACTGGTGGCACTGCTGGCGATCATCTTCCCCTTTAGCAAGTTGCTGCACGCCCCCGGCGTGTTCTTTAGCCCCAGCCGCAACCAGGTGGACAATCCACGTGAAAAACGCCATCTGGCGCCTTGGGCAGCCGAACTTGAAGCCGGTGAAAAGCGCTAAGCGCCTTCACCGCAGAGCCTCAATAAACGACTAGGAGCAGCACGTGGCCAATTTTGAAACACCTGAATTTAGAGAATACCCCATCATTCCCAAGCTGCAAGAGGGAACGATGGCGCACAGCAAACCCTTTATCTCACGCGTGCCTTTTCAGGAGCCTTTGGGTTTTCCTGACGAATTAGTGGACAACTGGCAAGAGAAAGCCATCGCAAAAATCGGTGAGCTAAAAGGCAAATACCGTGGTTTACAGGTCTACCTTGACTCCTGCGTCAAGTGTGGCGCGTGTACCGATAAGTGCCACTACTACCTTGGCACCAACGATCCGAAAAACATGCCGGTGGCACGTCAGGATCTGTTCCGCAGTGTCTATCGTCGTTATTACACCGTGGCTGGCAAATATTTCCCCAAACTGGTGGGCGCGAAAGATCTGACCAAAGAGGTGCTGGACGACTGGTACAGCTACTTCCACCAGTGCTCACAGTGTCGCCGCTGTTCGGTGTTTTGCCCCTACGGCATTGATACCGCCGAAATCTCCATGGCGGCGCGTGACGTAATGAACCACATCGGTGTCGGGCAAAAATACTGCAACGAGATCATTGCCAAGGTTTATAAGATTGGCAACAACCTCGGTCTGCCCGAACCCGCTCTGCTGGATACGTTGGAAGGTCTGGAAGAAGACATCGAAGACGAAACCGGCGTAGCAGTCAAACTGCCACTGGATCAAAAAGGCGCAGACGTGCTGCTGGTCACCCCTTCCGCTGATTTTTTTGCCGAACCTCATGTTGATGGTTTAATGGGCTACGCCAAAGTGTTCCACGAAGCGGGCATCAGCTGGACCCTCAGCTCCTACGCCTCAGAAGGTGCCAACTTCGGCATGTTCATCGGCAACTACGACAACATGCGCAAAATTTCACTGCGCATTCGTAAAGCAGCCCAAGATCTGGGCGTGAAACGCATCGTCTTTGGCGAGTGCGGCCATGCGTGGCGCGTCGGTTACAGCTTCCTCAACACCTTGGCAGGACCGTTTGATTTCTTGGATCAACGTTACCCTGTACCACAGCACATTCTTGAAGTGACCCACGGGCTGCTGCAAGAGGGCAAGCTGCGCATGAATCCGGCGGTCAACGATCACATGACCTTGACCTTCCATGATTCCTGCAACGTGGCACGCGCCAGTCGCATGGGCGACAAACCCGGCGGCCAATTCACCTTCCCACGGGATGTGATCAAAGCCGCCTGCAATAACTATTACGACATGGATCCCACCACCACCCATCAGAACACCTTCTGTTGTGGCGGTGGCGGCGGTCTGTTAACCGATGATCTGCTTGAGCTGCGGGTTAAAGGTGCTCTCCCACGAATGGAAGCTTTGAAAGAAGTAACCGAGGAGAAAAAAGTAACTCACATGGCGGCTATTTGCGCCATCTGTAAAAGCCAGTTCAGCAAAATGCTGCCCTACTACGGCTTCGAGATGGATCAAATTGTCAGTGTTCACCAACTGGTGAGCTCTGCGCTGGTGATGAAAGGCAGTGAACAAGAAGCAGAACTCGACGCAATTGAAACAGATAACGGTGAAGCCGCCTAAACGGCGCTTCACTTGTACCTTATTTACACAATTTAAAGATTAAACAGACCTCACAGGAGGACGGGCATGGCCACTTCTAAAGACGATATGAACCAAAAACTGACTTTTCGACGTTTTGAGGACGG
The sequence above is a segment of the Gammaproteobacteria bacterium genome. Coding sequences within it:
- a CDS encoding respiratory nitrate reductase subunit gamma, producing the protein MLLSVLFTILFYAAALIFFVGVGNKIYQYASTPAPLKIPTTPAPVTRGGVVLRMLREVTLFESLFKANKWIWLFGWLFHVALALIVIRHLRYFTDPVWPLVEMLQPFGKYAAFAMLAGLAGLWARRFLVDRVRYISAPSDHLMLALLIGIGISGVMMKFVSHTDIVAVKVFFMGLMSFDFSHPLPADVPLIVHLSLVALLAIIFPFSKLLHAPGVFFSPSRNQVDNPREKRHLAPWAAELEAGEKR
- a CDS encoding (Fe-S)-binding protein; translation: MANFETPEFREYPIIPKLQEGTMAHSKPFISRVPFQEPLGFPDELVDNWQEKAIAKIGELKGKYRGLQVYLDSCVKCGACTDKCHYYLGTNDPKNMPVARQDLFRSVYRRYYTVAGKYFPKLVGAKDLTKEVLDDWYSYFHQCSQCRRCSVFCPYGIDTAEISMAARDVMNHIGVGQKYCNEIIAKVYKIGNNLGLPEPALLDTLEGLEEDIEDETGVAVKLPLDQKGADVLLVTPSADFFAEPHVDGLMGYAKVFHEAGISWTLSSYASEGANFGMFIGNYDNMRKISLRIRKAAQDLGVKRIVFGECGHAWRVGYSFLNTLAGPFDFLDQRYPVPQHILEVTHGLLQEGKLRMNPAVNDHMTLTFHDSCNVARASRMGDKPGGQFTFPRDVIKAACNNYYDMDPTTTHQNTFCCGGGGGLLTDDLLELRVKGALPRMEALKEVTEEKKVTHMAAICAICKSQFSKMLPYYGFEMDQIVSVHQLVSSALVMKGSEQEAELDAIETDNGEAA